The sequence CCAGCTGCAGCTCATACAGCTCGCACAACTCCTGCAGAATATCCCTGAAGTTCCAGGCTATGCTACCAGTGAAGTGCAGCGGATGTGTCCAGCTCTCGCTGTATTTATAGATGTGATTGAAAAAAAACTCGTTTAGCCCATCCTCGAGGATGTTCTCTATGATATAGTGCCCTCTGTTCTCTCCCAAAAAACGCGCAAAACCAGCCAGGTAACGGTTAGGCAATGGTTTACGGTATACATTTTCCAGGATTTCATCGTTCGTCGTATTATACATGTAGTCAAAGCGACTCTTCAGTTCCTCGTCAAATGAGTTGTAGAGGTACATCTGCAACAACTTTTTGCCCAGTACGGCACCACTGCCTTCATCGCCCAGTACATAACCCAGTCCTGGATTATTCTTTACAATGGTTGTGCCATCATAAAAACCAGAATTGGAACCTGTACCCAAAATACTGGCTATACCGGGTTCTCTGCCACACAATGCCCTTGCAGCCCCCATCAGGTCATGTTTTACATCAACAGCAGCATGTGGCCATACAGATTGTAGGGCTGTTTGTACGATCTGTACACTCTTTGGCTGTAAACAGCCGGTTCCATAATAAAAGATTTCTGCAATCTCTACATCTGCTGGTAACTGTGGTAACAGCTCCTTTTCAAGGATTTCCCTGATCTGCTGAGCGCTTAAAAAATAAGGGCTGATGCCCTGTGTAGCAAAATGTCCTGTCTCATTGCCCCCCGTTAAACACCAATCCGCCTTGGTGGACCCACTATCTGCGATTAGCTTTATTTTCATGACACGCCCGTTAAGGTTTGAGGTTTAGGTGATGATTATATGTTATTATACTATTTTTGCCCCACAAGTTAAACAAAACAGGATTATATATACTACTGCTGTAAAAATTACCTAAAAATGGCCACAGCGCAGCGGACATTGCCGCAATCTTAATATCGAAGTTATGTCGAACAGGAAATTGAATGTTTTTTTACCATTACTTTTAGCCGTAGTACTGGCATTGGGAATGTATCTGGGCCATAAAATGCCGGGGTCTAACACCGGAGCGCAAACGCTCCTCTTTAGCCGGGTAGACAAGGGACCTTTACAGGAAGTCATGGACCTTCTCAAAGTGAAATATGTTGATACCCTGCAACTGGGCGATCTGCAACAGGAAGCTATCGAAGGCCTCCTCACCCACCTTGACCCCCACTCTATCTATATCCCCCCTTCCAGTGTGGAAGAGGTGAATGAAGATCTGGATGGCAACTTCCAGGGCATCGGTGTGGAATTCAACATTACCGGAGACACTGTTAATGTTATCTCCGTCATCGCCGGTGGTCCTTCAGAGACGGCTGGTGTACAGACCGGCGATAAGATCATCAAGGTAAATGACAGCCTGGTAGCGGGTAATAATATTACCAGCGACAAGATCCGTCAGCTACTGCGGGGCCCGAAAGGTTCCAAAGTAATGGTGACCATGATGCGTAACCATGAGCTGCGTCCTATCCAGATCACCAGGGGCATCATTCCACTGTATAGCGTGGATGCCAGTTATATGGCCACTCCTGAGATCGGGTATATTAAAATAAGTAAGTTCAGCGGCACTACTTTCGATGAATTCATGGCTGCACTGCGCAACCTGCAAAAGCAAAAGATGACGAAGCTGGTGATCGACCTGCGTCAGAATCCAGGTGGCTACCTCGATGCAGCTACCCGTATTGCAGACGAACTGCTGGATGATAATAAACTGATCCTTTATACAAAAGGTAAGAGCTATCCCCGTACAGATTATAAATGTGAGAAACCTGGTTTGTTTGAACATGGTGCACTCGCTATCCTGACGGACGAAGGTTCTGCAAGTGCCAGCGAAATACTGGCAGGTGCTGTACAGGATTGGGATCGCGGTACCATCATCGGCCGTCGTACATTTGGTAAAGGCCTGGTACAGGAACAGTTCGATCTGAGCAACGGTGGTGCACTGCGTCTTACTGTAGCCCGCTACTACACCCCTTCTGGCAGAAGTATTCAGAAGTCGTACGCCAATGGTCGCGAGGCATATGATGAAGATATCCTAAACCGTTTCAATCATGGTGAATTTGTAAACCAGGATAGCATCAAAGTACTGGATACCGTAAAATACAAGACGGCAAATGGAAGAGTGGTATATGGCGGTGGTGGTATTACACCGGACCTCTTCATACCATTTGATACCAGCCGTTTCTCACCGGTGATTTCAAGTATGTATTCCCGTAGTGCCTTCAGTAATTTTGTATATCAATATTACATTGGTCACAAAGATGAGTTCAAACAATATAAAGATGCATCACAGTTTGTAAACCAGTACCAGGTACCGGCCAGCATAATGAGTGCATTCAAGAGTTATGCAGAACGTGATAGTATAAAAGGTTTGAGTGGATTGAAACCGCATGATGAAATTGAAATACAAAACAGGTTGAAAGCAATATTAGCGAGACAGATTTGGAGTTATGAAGGATATTGGGAGTCGCTGAATCAGAATGATGGCATGATGAAGAAAGCAATAGAAGTGCTGAATAAAGAGAAAAACGATTAATTATCGATTTTAAAGCCGGCCGCAGGCCATCTTTTTCCGCCGTTGATAACTGATGTCGTAAGCATCATTTATCAACGGCGGATTTTTTTTAATACAACATGAATATCCTAAAAACAAAAAAGCCTTCCTGCATGCAGGAAGGCAAATTTCTTGTAAAACGTTAGTCTTACTTAGCAACTGAATCTGCAGCTGGAGCAGCAACTGAATCAACAGCTGGAGTAGCAACTGAATCTGCAGCTGGAGCTGTAGCAACTGAATCAACAACTGGAGCTGTAGCAGTAGAATCTGTAGCAGGAGTAGAACCACCGTTACAAGCTACGAAGAACATACCAGCAGCAGCTGCTAAAAAGAATAATTTTTTCATGCTTTGATAATTTTAAGATGGGCAAAGGTATATAGTTATTTTTAATTATAAAACACTTTTGCCCTAATTTTATTAAAAAACGATCGTTATTTCTTCCGGAAGAACAATTTAAGCGGTACCCCCTGGAAATCAAAGTTTGTACGCAATTGATTTTCAAGGTAGTTACGATACGGCAGTTTCACATCCTCCGGCAGGTTGCAGAAAAATGCAAATGCAGGCGTATACGTAGGTAACTGGGTCACATATTTAATTTTAATAGGTACACCCCTTACTACAGGTGGATGGAATGCCTCTATCGCCTTCAGCATCACATCGTTCAGCTTGGAAGTCTGTACTTTACGCTGACGGTTTTCGTACACACGCAGTGCCTCTTCGATTGCTTTGAATATACGTTGCTTCTCTGCTACTGAAGTAAAGATGATAGGCACATCGTTGAATGGCGCCAGTCTTTCTTTCAGCTGCTTTTCGTAATCACGGGCAGTATTGGTCTTTTTATCATCAATCAGATCCCACTTATTCACCAGGATCACAATCGCTTTCCCCTTACGGGCAGCCAGGCTAAAGATGTTCAGATCCTGCGCAGTGATACCCATTACCGCATCCAGTAATAACAGACATACATCCGCTTCATCCATTGCTTTGATCGCACGGATCACTGAATAGAATTCCAGGTCTTCATGTACCTTCGACTTACGGCGTAAACCCGCTGTATCGATCAGTACAAAATCTTTCTGGAACATTTTGTAATGCGTGTGAATCGTATCTCTGGTTGTCCCCGGAATATCGGAAACGATATTACGCTCTTCACCAATCAATGCATTCAGCAGGGAAGACTTACCTACATTCGGCTGACCGATGATGGCAATCTTTGGGATTTCCTTTGCTTCTGCATCTTCATCTCTCACCTCTTCTTCAGGCATCAGTTCTACTACTGCATCGAGTAACTCACCGCTACCACTACCGCTCATAGAAGA is a genomic window of Chitinophaga sp. LS1 containing:
- a CDS encoding N-acetylglucosamine kinase; translated protein: MKIKLIADSGSTKADWCLTGGNETGHFATQGISPYFLSAQQIREILEKELLPQLPADVEIAEIFYYGTGCLQPKSVQIVQTALQSVWPHAAVDVKHDLMGAARALCGREPGIASILGTGSNSGFYDGTTIVKNNPGLGYVLGDEGSGAVLGKKLLQMYLYNSFDEELKSRFDYMYNTTNDEILENVYRKPLPNRYLAGFARFLGENRGHYIIENILEDGLNEFFFNHIYKYSESWTHPLHFTGSIAWNFRDILQELCELYELQLGRILRSPMEGLLEYHQI
- a CDS encoding S41 family peptidase; amino-acid sequence: MSNRKLNVFLPLLLAVVLALGMYLGHKMPGSNTGAQTLLFSRVDKGPLQEVMDLLKVKYVDTLQLGDLQQEAIEGLLTHLDPHSIYIPPSSVEEVNEDLDGNFQGIGVEFNITGDTVNVISVIAGGPSETAGVQTGDKIIKVNDSLVAGNNITSDKIRQLLRGPKGSKVMVTMMRNHELRPIQITRGIIPLYSVDASYMATPEIGYIKISKFSGTTFDEFMAALRNLQKQKMTKLVIDLRQNPGGYLDAATRIADELLDDNKLILYTKGKSYPRTDYKCEKPGLFEHGALAILTDEGSASASEILAGAVQDWDRGTIIGRRTFGKGLVQEQFDLSNGGALRLTVARYYTPSGRSIQKSYANGREAYDEDILNRFNHGEFVNQDSIKVLDTVKYKTANGRVVYGGGGITPDLFIPFDTSRFSPVISSMYSRSAFSNFVYQYYIGHKDEFKQYKDASQFVNQYQVPASIMSAFKSYAERDSIKGLSGLKPHDEIEIQNRLKAILARQIWSYEGYWESLNQNDGMMKKAIEVLNKEKND
- the der gene encoding ribosome biogenesis GTPase Der, with translation MAGFTVAIVGRPNVGKSTLFNRLLEQRKAIVDDVSGVTRDRQYGVADWNGRSFNVIDTGGFVHGSDDVFEREIRKQVVIAMEEANVLLFMCDAATGITDLDDNMAELLRRSSKPVLLVVNKVDNNNRMLEAAEFYSLGFEKVFFMSSMSGSGSGELLDAVVELMPEEEVRDEDAEAKEIPKIAIIGQPNVGKSSLLNALIGEERNIVSDIPGTTRDTIHTHYKMFQKDFVLIDTAGLRRKSKVHEDLEFYSVIRAIKAMDEADVCLLLLDAVMGITAQDLNIFSLAARKGKAIVILVNKWDLIDDKKTNTARDYEKQLKERLAPFNDVPIIFTSVAEKQRIFKAIEEALRVYENRQRKVQTSKLNDVMLKAIEAFHPPVVRGVPIKIKYVTQLPTYTPAFAFFCNLPEDVKLPYRNYLENQLRTNFDFQGVPLKLFFRKK